Proteins from a single region of Pseudomonas sp. 10S4:
- a CDS encoding nucleobase:cation symporter-2 family protein yields the protein MSSATTVSTVHPVDQILPVRQMLTLGLQHMAVSYIGAIAVPLIVASALKMSQADTVVLISTTLFCSGIATLLQTVGFWKFGVRLPILQGVAFSSVGPVIAIGTNPQVGFAGVCGAVIGAGIFTMLAAPFVGRLRRFFPPVVTGCIVTVIGLQLFPIAYEWVGGGRNASNFGAPAYLAVAAVVLATILLVNRYGSPMMRNMAVLFGMLVGAGLAYALGMGSFQSVQESPWFTVPYPFYFGLPTFSVIPIATMIVVMIVQMVESMGLFVAIGDIVDKPVEEKQVINGLRANGLASTIAGMFAAFPFIAFMENVGLVILTGVRSRWVVAISGLLMCTVALVPKAGAIIASMPMAALGGAGIAMFGVVAAAGIQTLAKVDYERNRYNVLIVGFTIAAALVPVLAPTLFKQMPEWCQPFLHSSVVIACLVSVLLNATLNGVSVPDAPAKSASHIL from the coding sequence ATGTCGTCAGCCACTACCGTCTCCACCGTGCACCCGGTCGACCAGATTTTGCCAGTCCGGCAAATGCTCACCCTCGGCCTGCAACACATGGCCGTCTCGTACATCGGCGCTATCGCCGTGCCGTTGATTGTCGCCAGCGCCTTGAAAATGTCCCAGGCCGATACGGTGGTGCTGATCAGCACCACGCTGTTCTGTTCCGGCATCGCCACGCTGTTGCAAACCGTCGGCTTCTGGAAATTCGGCGTGCGTTTGCCGATTCTTCAGGGCGTGGCGTTCAGCAGCGTCGGCCCGGTGATCGCCATCGGCACCAACCCCCAAGTGGGGTTCGCCGGGGTCTGCGGGGCGGTGATCGGCGCGGGGATTTTTACCATGCTCGCCGCGCCATTCGTGGGTCGATTACGCCGGTTTTTCCCACCGGTGGTGACCGGTTGCATCGTCACCGTGATCGGTTTGCAGCTATTCCCGATTGCTTATGAGTGGGTCGGCGGCGGCCGCAACGCCAGCAACTTCGGCGCCCCGGCTTACCTCGCCGTCGCCGCCGTGGTGTTGGCAACCATTCTGCTGGTCAACCGTTATGGCAGCCCGATGATGCGCAACATGGCGGTGCTCTTTGGCATGTTGGTCGGCGCGGGGCTGGCTTACGCGCTGGGCATGGGCAGTTTTCAAAGTGTGCAGGAATCGCCCTGGTTCACTGTGCCCTACCCGTTCTACTTCGGTTTACCGACGTTTAGCGTGATTCCGATCGCCACCATGATCGTGGTGATGATCGTGCAGATGGTCGAGTCCATGGGGTTGTTCGTGGCCATCGGCGACATCGTCGACAAACCGGTGGAAGAGAAACAAGTGATCAACGGCCTGCGCGCCAATGGTCTGGCCAGCACCATTGCGGGGATGTTCGCGGCGTTTCCGTTCATTGCCTTCATGGAAAACGTCGGGCTGGTGATTTTGACCGGCGTGCGCAGTCGCTGGGTGGTGGCGATCAGCGGTTTGCTGATGTGCACGGTGGCACTGGTGCCGAAGGCCGGGGCAATCATTGCCTCGATGCCCATGGCTGCGCTGGGTGGCGCCGGGATTGCGATGTTCGGTGTGGTCGCGGCGGCTGGGATTCAGACCCTGGCCAAGGTCGATTACGAGCGCAATCGCTACAACGTGTTGATCGTCGGTTTCACCATCGCCGCCGCCCTGGTGCCGGTGCTCGCGCCGACCCTGTTCAAGCAAATGCCCGAGTGGTGCCAGCCGTTCCTGCACAGCAGCGTGGTGATCGCCTGCCTGGTGTCGGTGTTGCTCAACGCCACGCTCAACGGCGTCAGCGTTCCTGATGCACCCGCTAAATCTGCCTCCCACATCCTCTGA
- a CDS encoding amidohydrolase family protein produces MTQLQNILIKNPVAVMTGLRGPRARAGNVDIRIVNGRIAEMAAGLVAQPGERVIDARNAVVYPGWINTHHHLFQNLLKAVPEGLNQDLQGWLASVPYPRLNRFTPQLTRIAARLGMAELLLSGVTTCADHHYLYHAHGSTESGDTLFDTADEFGLRFVLCRGGALGSASAHPGFSKTALQPETLDQMVGDIERLKSRYHQDTPDAMRRVVVAPTTPTFSLPPTLLRELAHTARGLNLRLHTHLSETQNYVNFCREKYNCLPVEFVAEHEWLGPDVWFAHAVHLQPGEIRMLAQTGTGISHCPVSNARLGSGVAPVPQMVEAGVPISLGVDGVASNESGSMVGEAHTAWLIHRAEQGASATTAEEVIHWGTSGGAQVLGLGAVGTLEVGQAADLVIYGLDHPRFFGFHDIAVAPVVAGEPIAVKYSLVGGRVVVDDGVIPGLDSQQMRADAWDGVRQLMTQDVD; encoded by the coding sequence ATGACTCAACTGCAAAATATCCTGATCAAGAATCCCGTGGCGGTGATGACTGGCCTGCGCGGCCCGCGTGCCCGGGCCGGCAATGTCGACATCCGCATCGTCAATGGCCGCATCGCCGAAATGGCGGCTGGATTGGTGGCGCAACCCGGTGAACGAGTGATCGATGCGCGCAACGCTGTGGTCTATCCGGGCTGGATCAACACCCACCATCACCTGTTCCAGAACCTGCTCAAAGCCGTGCCCGAAGGGTTGAATCAAGACCTGCAAGGCTGGCTCGCCAGCGTGCCCTACCCGCGCCTCAACCGGTTTACCCCGCAACTGACAAGGATCGCTGCACGACTGGGAATGGCGGAACTGCTGCTGTCCGGCGTGACCACTTGCGCCGATCACCACTACCTCTATCACGCCCATGGCAGCACCGAGAGCGGCGATACGCTGTTCGACACCGCTGATGAATTCGGCCTGCGTTTCGTGCTGTGCCGGGGCGGCGCGCTGGGGTCGGCCAGCGCCCATCCGGGGTTCTCGAAAACCGCACTGCAACCGGAGACGCTGGACCAGATGGTCGGGGACATCGAGCGGCTCAAATCCCGCTATCACCAAGACACGCCAGACGCGATGCGCCGGGTCGTGGTCGCCCCGACCACCCCAACCTTCTCCCTGCCTCCGACCTTGCTCCGCGAACTGGCCCACACCGCCCGTGGGCTCAACTTGCGCTTGCACACTCACCTGTCGGAGACGCAGAACTACGTCAACTTCTGCCGCGAGAAATACAACTGCCTGCCGGTGGAATTCGTCGCCGAACACGAATGGCTCGGCCCCGACGTCTGGTTCGCCCACGCCGTGCATCTGCAACCCGGCGAAATCCGCATGCTCGCGCAAACCGGCACCGGCATTTCCCATTGCCCTGTGAGCAATGCACGCCTGGGCAGCGGCGTCGCGCCAGTGCCGCAAATGGTCGAGGCCGGGGTGCCGATTTCACTGGGGGTCGACGGTGTAGCGTCCAATGAATCCGGGAGCATGGTCGGCGAAGCGCACACGGCATGGTTGATTCACCGAGCAGAGCAAGGAGCGTCGGCGACCACCGCTGAAGAGGTGATCCACTGGGGCACGTCGGGTGGCGCGCAAGTGTTGGGGCTAGGCGCGGTCGGGACGTTGGAAGTCGGGCAAGCGGCGGATCTGGTGATCTATGGCCTGGACCATCCACGGTTCTTTGGCTTCCACGATATTGCCGTGGCGCCCGTGGTCGCGGGCGAACCGATTGCCGTGAAATACAGCCTCGTCGGTGGTCGCGTGGTGGTGGATGACGGCGTGATACCGGGGTTGGACTCGCAGCAAATGCG